The sequence TATCACCATAGCTCCTTTGGTGAttttccatgaaccacctacgaaggtagtaatatacccttcgctgtcaagctgcccaacagaaatcaagtttctcttTAAGCCTAGAACATGCCTCACATTCTTCAGCTTCCACACTGACGGATTCAGCATCTTGATATGAACTTCACCTTTCTtcacaatatctaaaggctcatcatcagcaagataaacctttccgaagtctcctgcagtgtaATTCAACATACACTCCTTTCGTGAGGTAGAATGAAACGAAGCTCTGTAGTCTAGGATCTACGACTCCATAGGACTGTCCATGCTAAGAATCAGAGCATCATTGACTTCCTCTGTGGTTGCATTCACGGATTTCTCATTCTGCCCCTTGCTCAGATTTTTCTTTCTGAGCCAACAATTCTTCCTCGTGTGGCCCTTCTTACCACAATGCCAGCAGCCATCACCTTTCGatctagacttgctcctcctcttaAACTTTGATCTGTCACAGTTTTCACTACGCTGCACAGTTCTTACTCTGCCCTCAGATGTATTCATGACCGAACTAGAGTTCACGCCGGACTCCCTCCTTTCGATATATTCGCTGAGTATTAGATTTCGGACCTTCTCAAACTTTAACTTGTTGAGCCGCAAGAACTGCTTACAGCTGTCACCTttgcaccccaactttctggcaaagaggatagaagaattaggACATGAACTTCATCCTCAAAACTAATCTCTACTGAACTCAACTGGCTCGTAATCAGATTGAACTTTTTGATGTGATCCATAACTGAGGAACCTTCactcatcttcagattgaataaATGGTGCATCAGATACACTTTGTTGAAGGCTGAAGGTTTCTCATACATATTCGACAGTGCTTTCAACAAACCCGCCgttgtcttctcttccaaaatGTTGAACGCGACGTTTTTAGCTAATGTCAAGCGAACAACTCCCAAAGCCTGATGATCCATGCAATAAATCCCAGTCGGCCTGTGACATGTCTTTCGGTTTCACACCTTCAAGAGGTAGATGAAGCTTCTTCTGCTACAGATAATCTTCAATCTGCATCTTCCAGAAACCGAAGTCTTTGCCGTCAAATCTGTCAATCTTGATCTTGccttcttcagccgccattgctCCCACTTTTTTCTTCGAACcagatagctctgataccagttgttagggaTCAATCCTACGATTGCAAAATACAAGGGAtaataggagaaagaagaacaCGGTAAAACAATAGCACACGCACAAGATACACAAATTTATGTAGTTCGgagtctcttgctcctacgtccacagccacACACATATCAATATTTTACTATACGATCAAAGAAAGTTGCAGAGATTCAGGAGAtgagaacaaactctctttctcacaacaaacaatctctctcaagacaaacaacacgTCGTCTTTCTGATGCACACTAAGAACAAACTATTCTGCCGCCTCCCTTGGACGCTTGGATCTCTTTGGAACCTCTTGTTGAtaagttctagggtttctctagATTGCCACACTCTGCCTCATGTTcctcaagaagtctatatatacctactgatctcttactttgattaggacTCAAAAAAACAAGACTTGGACCTGGTTCATAATTCAGCCTTGCGTGAAAATTgcgctcgagtcgacccctgcaattctgcgagtcgactcataaACAGTCCACAGAAAACGACTCTCTGTCtacctgtgggagtcgactcttgcatgtctcgagtcgactctaacactgtgggagtcgacttctacagatcttgagtcgactctaaaaaactgtgccaagtctgcctgcatactagagtcgactccaagtctgctggagtcgactcctgaccctGCTGAAGGTTTTTCTTTactgattcaactctgaatcttctcGAACTCTTTTCGGCTTGTCTTCCCtcgatcctccaccaccatagtgtaCATAGGAGTCTTGAAAAAGgaaatggatcaggctccacaatcCAATAGTTTCTAACTCGACTGACATAATGAGCTCTATAGCTACCCGCCGGATTGTGAGAGCGAGCTCTAATAAAGGTTGAATGCTAAGCTTTTAGGCCAATGTTATACGGTCAAATAAAtttttcatatgcattgatgGATGAATCTTACTTTTTTTatcttgttaaaaaaaaattgtcaaaTTATGTTAAACTAGATAGTGTAATTGAGTCGTTTTTAGTAACCACTGGGCAATAGATCCAAGTACATGTGTTAAATAATACAAAGGCGTCTATTCATTCCATCTTAATCCGCCAAATATAACAACCATGCTTGTTTTAGGGTTAAAGGCGGGATAAATACAATGATAATATTTTTAACCAATTTGATCTAATATAAAATACCAAATATTATGGAATTGTTTGATTCAAGAATAAAAGCCACGGACAAGCAAATGGAGTAAGGATAAAAGTAAGGCTAAATTATTCTACCTTTTCATGGAAGTAAGTTATTTATGGGTTAAATAAGATAAAATGGATCaggatattaaaaaaataaagtactTAAAATATGCCAGTTTTTAAGAAATGTTCAATCATTTTGAAGAAATGATTTAGCCTAGATGCTTAAATGattatttttccaaaaaatgatgaaattaaTGGGTGTAAATATTTTTGTTCCAACCAAACACAATCTACAAAGTAATCTATTTATATGAATGATAAATAGAGACCTCAAAAAACCGATAAAACTTCCTTTTCCATATGATTTggagcaaaatattttaaagcacTTTATTTCAAGGCAAAATAGATCAGGAGTAGGTTGAACCATTGGCTCTCGATTAGCTTATCTCATaaccaaataaaattttaaaaataagtaataaattttgaaaaaatggctatttgaaaaaataataaaatattttttatacatCTGATTCGCCataatttctttcctcttaccAAATGAGGTAACTACCTGTTCGATATtgcttttattttctctttctatttTTAAAATTCTAAGAAGAAAATGAATTAGGCCATACAACTTGTAAGATGGAACcttgttaattttttaaaaaaattcgtaAAGCATTCAGATCTTTTGTAAGCAAAAGTTTATTGCTTAAAAAGGGTGAAAATAAGAAGCAAAGAACAGCAGAAGTTTTGTATATATGCTATCTTCACATAGGTGTTTTTAATGTCGAGGATGAATGAATATGGCTAGGATGCTGTAGGGGATATGGCATAAATTAATGATGGTACCGACGaatattgttagatttaggttaaAAATTTAGTAGTATTTAAGTATTTTAAGGATGGTACGGGGttcaggcatcaaaattaagtaAATGTATGTAAACAACTTGGTATTTAAATATGTAAGATTAGTATGGGTGTGCGCACCCGTTGTTGCATGATATTTGTTGATTGGTGGGAAACTTGAATTTCTGTCGGATAGTTTATATCTTAGGAAGGCCAATAGGACGGCCGATTaggttgtcttttttatttctcgACATTATGGCACAGTTTTTGGACTACTGAGATAGCTATTTTTTCATGTTTacgttcttttctcttttttaattttactgGCTGTACTTATATTAAAACTGGTTGGGCTGCccttgtataaaaaaaaaaaaaaaaaaattgtaagatTGGTTACGTGGGAAAAATTTTGGTAAGAAAAATGCAAAGACAAAAATACTAAACTAgtccaaatttattttttttattccgtGTTGTAGatgttatatttatttattccgGTGAGAAGGTAACTGAGTAAACAATAAATAAACCTATTTACCTGAATAAATTAATCCCCAAGTCCGCACGCTCTAATGAAACGTTAAAACCCCGCACACTTTTCCTACCAACCGCTCAACCCTTTGGTTCCTTCGCCGGGCCCTCGACGGAACTTTTTCTCCAACGTATAATATTTTGGTCGAAGAAAGCTTCCTCTCACCCATCGCTTCTCCGTTCCTCATCGCTCTCCGCAGGGCAAgtcctctctccccctcctcttTTGGGGATTTTTATTTTGGTGCTGGTTGCAAAATTTTTCAATTTAATAGCCTGAATCGATAACCTACCGAGTAGAATTCCATTCACATGTCGAAATTTCGCGTTTTTTTTTGCTTCGTTGGCACTATGGTTGTTGTAAATTTAGGGTGTCTTTTTTGATGGAATTTAGGGTGTTTTTTAGGCGTGTAATGGGTAGCTGCTCTCCCGATACTATGATATCACTTGCGATGCTATTATTTTAGCTGAATTGGACGTGTCTTTTAGGATCTTCGCCATGGTTTCGCCCCCGAAAAGTATTGGTTTTTGGCAATTCACGGGTGCTatgtatttttaatctttcttttggtGTAAGAGAAGCTGGGCCCATCAATTATGATCAGAATCTTTTCGTTTTCCTCCTGTAAATAATCAAAATTTCATCCTTTTTGTTAGCTCGGATTTTTTTGTTGTgtatttctgaattttctgttgGTTTAAGAGAAGTTGGGCCCTCTTTTATGATCATGTTCTTTCTGTTCTCGTCTTGCAAATAATCCTTGGTTAGGCTTGCAGAGGAACTTTTGGGGTTCTGTTCCTTAGTTCAATTAATCAAACTGTACTTTTGAATAGCTTGACCGGTTACCAAAGTACTTTAAGCCCGAGAAAGATCTATGATTGTTTACTTGAAGATTATCGGTCAAATTGGAAGAGTACAGAGTAACGTCTATTACTGATGGAAACGCACGAATTTTGGTTTATATTTAAGAGActatataattatatatctCCTCTCTTGCAGAGAATTCCATCCTTTTGTGTAATTTCAATCTATTTCGTAAACAGGTGCAACTCAGTATACATTTATGGTATTCCCTCTGCTCGATCTTTGTTGGCCAACTCATGCAGAAAAAAGGGACCTGGTTGAATGCATTCTTCATCAATATGCTATTTTGGATTGTGTTGTCTTATAAGTACTATATATATAGCATTTAACAACCAATAGAAGAAAAGTAAGAAAATAAAAGGTTTGGAAGACTTTTGGTTGTATGACATACATTTTGCTACTTACAAAGTTATCATACATCAATCAGCCAATGGTTATCAAATGCATGTTTTTGCCACGCTGTGTTGCGTTTTTAATCATGTGGAAGGGGTGATAGGGGTCCTCAGTTATTGGGATGACTGTTGCTACTTACCGGACAAAGCTGTGAACTTGACTTTTGTCTTCAAATTTCCAAGGCACCAGCCTTAAATGAGGTTTTATATCTTTTAAAGATGTTGTACTGTTAACATAATTGGTAGCCAAATTATAAGTGCTCCAGCAGCTTAGTGCAAACGTTTTTGCCTCCTTTATGCATAACAAGTAGCTTGCTTTTCAGGAAATAATCACCTTTTGTACTTGGAAGAATCTACCTGAAGCCTTTTTTGGTGGCAAAAAATTTTCTATTTAGAAAATCTTTTAGCAGTATCCTGAGAAGCTGGGAGTTCTTAACATACTTTTCATCAGAATTTCATGCTTTTTCCTGTAAATCAGATTTACTTAATGAGGCACAGGATGCAACATCCATGTCAACCTTCTCTTATTTGAATTTGGTTTGGAGTGCACCTGTTTGAGCTACTTTCTATGACTGGCTGTCAACCTAATGGCAACTTTCACCTTTTCCATATGACATGGTATTGGATCGCAAGTGTCCGAGATTTTAAGTTGTGAGAAGCGATTTGGAAAATCTTGAAATGATACCAGCTGTAGCCCCAAAATAGGAAACATTGACAATTGAGGATTCAAAAGACCGACTATAATAGTTGGGAAATGTGTGATGATTATAGCTTTGGTTGCATTACCTGCTTGTATCAAAAATGCCAaactattgattttttttattattattattgtctgGATACTCGAAAGTTCCATCTTAATAGATGCCAACTCGTGGGACACAGTAACTTgcttccttttattttatttattctttttttttactggACTTATAATCTCATAAATGTGCCATTCTTGAAGATTCATGTCGGTTTTCTTCATACTATTACCGATATAATTACTCAATCTGGTGTGTACTGTAGAAAATAAACCGATAGTTGATCTTTTCTAAAACAGTACTGACAAAGTTGTGTTATTTGAAGCAGGTGTTTGGAGGCTGGCAGAGTAGTAAGGACGTCAATATAATATCCATAGTGATAATGGGGTCTCAGGGTAGCTATTATTCCTTGTTTATGTTTTCCTTTATTCTGCTTCATTGTAATTGCAATTATGAATATAAACTTTTTTGCTTGCTATGTctaattttttccttttattcttttcacaagttatAATCTATAAACAACCCCATCTTTGACGGGAAAACACTTGGATGATGTAACCAATTCTCAAGCATCAGATGTCACTATCAATATGAAAGAATCACCTGCCTGTATCGGTATACAAGTATCATGGCCATGACAATGTCATATAGATTGCGTTTTGGCAGGTTAACGGGAGtatcaaaaaaatattggtGGAATGCACCAGAACATTTACTTTATGTAGAATTTAAATGTTTTTTTTGGAGCTTGAACACCAGGTGGTTTCAAATTCttcaagggctcgtttggttcgcgggaaaagaagggggagaaagtgtggtcaacggaaaaataatgagatgcctcttgtttagttggaattttcaaaagagagaaacggaaaagttgtattcccatggaaatatgattcccacatttcatgaaaaagttttttccatgagaaatatggaaaagttacttttctgTGAGCCggaaatcactctatttttattttttttcaaaaaagcccttcaacattaaagaggcattaaagatctaatttttattaagggtataatagaaattatagataattttctcaaaaaagtggatggtcaaccaaacataagcactctagaaatttgtcacttttccattatcaaccaaaaatgccaaaagtactttttcaggcaTCCTCTTTCTAGAAATTTGCTtcctaaaaatcatatttttagaaggaaaaatgcttcccgcgaaccaaacgagccccaagAGTTCAGAAAATGGCGTCTATTACTTGTTTAGAGACCAGTAGAGGTATGAAGGCACCTAGATATTACTACATTGGACAAAGAGGCATAAGCCTCTTTCGAGAGACATAACACCAAAATGAGAATTTATATATGATCAGGCTCATTGACTCTGATGCTGAAGGCACTTGgtgcattttttttcttgctgaaAAGATCCAGTCCATCTTCTGCTTTCATTTTGATTTTCTGTGCTTCACTAATGCCATCTAGTTTCAGTACATCTTTGAGTGCATAACTCTACATGGAAGTCCAAACAAGCAAATTCTTATTTGTTGTAGACAAGAAGTTCTGGAATTGATGTTCCTAATTGATCAATGTTTGATTAATGTGTATCtaattgaaatttttttgtCAAACAGGGCAATCTTATGAACATAAGGATCATGATGGAAAGTATACTTTGATAAGAGATGAAGACGACTTCCGATGGGGTTTGTATGACAGGCCCCTTCCATGCTTTGGGTGCGGGATAGGCTGGTTTTCGTGAGTGCTACTACTGCTCCCTTTTCTCCCTCTATTATACCATCTTCTCATGCTAACATCATTCTTTTGCAgttttcttttaggatttctttGCCCCTTGATGTGGTATTATGCCACAGCTCTGTATTTTAGCAATTACTACCGCAAGGATCCAAGAGAGCGAGCTGGCCTTGCTGCTTCTGCAATAGCAGTAAGTCTCTCTCACAGCTGTCAGCTCATCGGCACATAATGCAATGTTAACCCGTAAGAGATTACTAAGACAAAATTATGAGGCTCTGAGAAATAGTCATAATTAACTGCacttaaatatcaaaatattggtTAATTTGCACTCATGTTTGGTTTCCAGTTTTATGTCATGCAGTTTCTAGCTATGGATTCTCATGCTGTCATAGCTGTTGTTTTTAATCTAAATTTTGCAGGCATTGATCTGTACCGTTGCAGCCTTCATAATTGTAGCTGCCATTATTCTCTAGTTCAAGCAATACCTGATTAGCTGGATGCCTCTGTAGATACGACGTTGCAGGGCAAAGAGCAAGCGACAGAAAATATCAGTAACTATTCACCCTGCCACTCTTGAATACTGTAAGAATGCTACcaactatataaaataaaacataGTTGTGCTGGACAAATGATCGACAAGAATGTGGATTGCTGCTCTTATTTGTGGAGGTGAACGTGTTTTACTAGAGCAACCCCccttccctctcttctctctcccacCTCCCCCGAAACACTGGATATCCTTGCTATACTTCATGCATCTTAATTTGTGAATTGGCAAGCCATCTGACTTGCTCATTTTGGACAAATTTCTTGTTCCTTAATTTGCTTACAAGTAtgttataaaaaagaaaaatatcatgTACAGGTTTCAGGAGAATTCCACTTTGGGAGCTGACATGTTCCTTGACATTAAGCTAGTTTTGCTTCACCTTCTTCCTGTACGAGCATACGATGTATTTAGTATGGAAAATGTACTAAGTGTCACTGAACTAATCTCCATACCGGGTGTATTGTACTGCAGCAATATGATACCGGCATGGAATCCCATATCGAGATTGCAAATTTTCTAGAGGCGAGCATGATAAATAATATTGCAAATTTTAGAGGTGGACTTGAAAATAATTGTGTAGATGCCAACCCTTTCTCATTGATCTCTAGGTCACTGCACTTCTACCATAACTGCATGGGTTTGCCAAGCAATGGTGTATGACCTTCCACGCGACTCTATTAACTGGTCACTGCGACTAGCATGAACCTGCATTAATCAAGCTCTCACTTGATCAATCAATAAAACACTAATGCTCCACAGCTCCTCTTAAACAAACATGAATAATTGTCTTACCAGGTGGCAAGATAGGACTGGTGCCATACACATATTTGTTGTCAATTATGGAGTCGCCCGGTCAACGGTTGTAGGTTCTATGAATTTTTTGTGTGCAAAACAGGCACCCCTaaggattttgtataaaagataTCTACAAAGCAGGAGGAGAGGTTGAGCCCACCTCTTTCACTTCTCGTAGAACCAAGATTGAACAAAAAATGGTTGAATGAACCAGATCCTCGATCCAACCTTAACATACTTTTCTCTTTGATATTTGCTTCACTTTTTTGCTTGAAATTGAGGTTTTGAACCTAAATCCATGAGCGCTTTCATTTCAATCTTTTATAGATCTCATGACTcggtctctttcctttttctttttctttttttaatggtGAGATGGCAAAGTTACACTACCTTTCCTTAAATACAACCCAAATACTGGATTTCCAAAAAAAAGTGAAGAACCAACCTACATGGTTGGCCACATAAAACAACCTAATCTATTCACAATACTATTGACCTCTCTGTAAACATGAATTACCCTGAAAAACATCAAGAGCGCAAATCCGCCAAAACGGGATGATAGTTGTTTTGAGGAGCCGCACTCCCTCGTAGCCAGCTGATCACCATCTTTAAGTCCCCTTACAACACTACATCAGAGGCTCTAAGCATGGTAACAGCAAAGATCAGTCCCTGCGATGCTCCTCTCAGCTCCGCCAACTATAGCTAGACTGGTAACCTGGCAAGGAGTTAAAACAAAGCAAGTGAACAGATTCGCAGGTAAGCAGGTTGTCAGGTCATTCCCAGAAACATTTCTTGCTCCATCTAACTCCTTACCAGGCTATGAGTATAGCTATATCTCTCATATTGTAGTTTTACTCAAAAAGTAACACCCAATTTGATAACAGCTCATTCCCTGAAAGTGAATAGATTCACACCTACTTAAAGCAGATATAAAAGTGCGAATTTAGATGGGACTATGATGGACATAGGTGTTGCACAAAACCCCAACTTTAATCTGATTTCCAACCTAAATAAGTAGTCATTTGCCCAAGTTATATCTCATGCCAACCGCAGGAAAAAAGTCCTGTCAAAACAGTAAAAACACATCCCACATTAACTTTATGTGCCGCAGCATAATTTTGACTTCAGTAAGCCTCAAAATGTTGCATTAGCAACTACATCAGGGGTACTCGCCACAAGCCACATGCTAATAAATCCTGGAGAGTGCCAATTCAAATgcattttataaataaataaataaatcaaaaatcaaaaatcTTTCTCACTGATAAATGATAATCAAGAAGTCAATGTTGCCTTTTGAGTGTAATCAGCCTGTGAAGCAAAAATTAGACGAAAGATGCAGCCGACCATCCATGTTGGCTTAAGTTACACAAAACAGCCTTCTTACCCTCCCAATATGCACTGCTTGCCCCCACTTGAGTTTTTAAAGCTGTTCTAATTTATAAGAATCCTGCCGATGCAACAAAAAGCTTGAGTTTGTAAGTAAAAAGGCTCCATCAGCTGaaaaatcaaaatgaaaataaataatgtCCATGGTAGGTGCTGATAAAGACATCATTGCAACTGACACATAGATACAAGGAAAATAAGACTGCTTACAATGGAATGCCAAAATCCCCAATGCTTTTTCTCTGCAGTGCATGAAAATCAGGCGGCCTCAGCCTTTGCAACCAATCGGATGTGCTTGTCTTCAATCACGAACCGGGAGCTTGAATTTATCTGCAATAATGAGCAAGCGAACTCGGTAAATAGCAAGGAAAGAACAAGCAAAGATGAATTAAGTATTTCATGATTTAACCTTGTCCATCAAAGTGTCTCGGAGTTGTGTCTCATCTTCATTTATGCCAGACTCCTGAAGCGCCTTAAAAACAAGCTTTTGTAACTTTCTTATCTTCATAATTCCATCTGGATTCTGCCATGTTCAATACATTTATCATTTCAGCTTTCCAAGGAAAAATGGGATGCCTGGGCTATTTTAGTGCAGCCTCAGAATGACATGATAATCTCCGGGATGCTAAAAGAGAATCTCATTTCAAAACATATTAAGGTCCTAACTCAAACACATTTCTCCTATGAAGTGCTCAGAAATATAGATGTCAGAGAAAAATGTAAATCACGaatccttttttattaaaaagattGACGACAGCACCATTTAACTGGTCACAATTACCCCTCGTTGCAAACTAAAGGCATGAGTTGGAAAACACACAAATAAGAAGGGTTGGCAGAAGAAACAGTACTACCATATATAACACAGTTTATATGCACTCAAAAACGATGAACATTACATGTGAAACATACATACCAACTTTAAGGTTGAAGTAACGAGTTTCTTCCACTTGATTTTATGCTTGGAAGCTAGCTTACTGTGTTTATCTTCAGGTCCTTTGTGATTGGATGGTGCATCAAcgtgcttctttttctttggttgaTAGCATGGTCCATCTTCCTGTTCTTTTTGTAGCACTTCTC is a genomic window of Phoenix dactylifera cultivar Barhee BC4 chromosome 4, palm_55x_up_171113_PBpolish2nd_filt_p, whole genome shotgun sequence containing:
- the LOC103721041 gene encoding 60S ribosomal protein L18a-like protein, with translation MGSQGQSYEHKDHDGKYTLIRDEDDFRWGLYDRPLPCFGCGIGWFSFLLGFLCPLMWYYATALYFSNYYRKDPRERAGLAASAIAALICTVAAFIIVAAIIL